TCTCGCGGACAACATCATGTTCTTGCGTCACGTTGAGTATCGCGGGAAGGTGCGGAAGGTCATCGGGACGCTGAAGATGCGGACGAGCGACTTCGAACGTAGCCTCAGGGAACTCGAAATTACGGCGGACGGGATCCGTGTCGGAGAACCTCTTCCGCAGCTTCGGGGTATTCTCACCGGGACGCCGGAGTGGAACGATACGGATACTGCCAGCAAACACGACGTTGACAACGACGAACAGACGTAACTGTCGCACGAGATGAGAGACCAGTCATAGGAGTCGCCGATCCGAACATCATGCCCACGAACGAACAGCATACGAATCGAGAAGCAGTCGACGAATCCAAGCGCGTGCTCACTTTGGTCACTGACCCGGGAAATCAGCGTGTCCTCGAAGAGTGGCTAACCGCACACGATCAGTACACGCTCGTCGAAACCCCGGATATCGCCGAGGCTACATTCGACTGCTGTCTGCTCGATAGAAAGCAGTTGGACGAACACCGGTCGAAACTCCTGAACCGAAAAGAAAGCGAGCAGATTATTCTCCCGTATCTCTTGTTGGTTCAGGAGTCAAGACATCGAGAGATCCGCAATCGTCTCCGGGATGAACATCCGGAACTGTGGGATGCGATTGACGGGTTGATCGACATGCCACTCGCAGAAAGTCAACTCAGTGAACAGCTAGAGACGTTTCTCCGCCTTCGGGATCAGTCGATCGCCGCATACAATCAGCGAGCACAGCTCCGGCAGATCCGGGATCAACACGCCGGTCACGGAGTGTTAGTCACCGACACAGACGGAACAATCGAGTACGTGAACGAAGGATTTGAATCTCAGTCAGGCTATACGAGCGAGGAAGTTGTCGGTACCACCCCGCGCATTCTCAAATCAGGTGAACACGATGAGGCGTTCTATGAGGAGTTGTGGAACACCATCGTAGCGGGTGACGTCTGGGACGGGACTGTCATCAACAGTCGAAAAGATGGGGATCGGTATGTTATCGAACAGACGATCGCTCCGGTAGAAGGCCCTGATGGAGATATTACGCAGTTCATCGCCGTCAACCACGAAATTACTGAGCTTAGAGAACTAGAAGAGAGTCTCCGCCAGCAACGCGAGCAACTCGACGTGTTGAACCGAGTTCTCCGACACGACATCCGGAACGATATGAACGTTGTTGTCGCGTGGGGCGAAATGCTTGAAGACGAGGTAACGCCGACTGGACAGGAGAAACTCGACAGGATTCTCCGGGCGGGGCGGCACGTCGTCGAACTCACGAATGTCGCCCGAGACCTCTCAGAAATCATTCACGGTGACGGGACGCCGGAGCTTAGCCCAATCCCGCTTCGACAGCTCCTCAGTGAGGAACTCGAAAAGCGCCGGGAAACGTTCGCAAATGCCGAGATCACGATGGCAGATCCACCCGATCAGAGGACACACGTGCTGGCGAACGAGTTGCTCTCGTCGGTGTTTCGGAACCTCGTCAACAACGCCGTCCAGCACAACCATACAGCTCAACCAAATGTAATGATTTCTGTTGAGGAAGCTGACGAGTCAGTCCGCATCAGAGTGGCCGATAACGGGCCAGGAATCTCAGACGATGTGAAAGAGAGTCTGTTCCGAGAGGGTAAGAAAGGGCTTGAAAGCGGGGGAACCGGAATGGGCCTGTTTCTCGTCGACAGTCTTGTTGAGAGTTACGGCGGAAATGTCTGGATCGAGGACAGAGTGGAGAGCGAATTGTTCGATACTCCTGACGAAGCGGATCCAGCCGGCGCAGTTTTTATCGTCGAGTTACGGACGACGGCGAAACAGGACAAAATCGATGGAGGACGTGAATGAACGACGCGTACCCTACGGACGATTCACCCGATGATGGCGCTGGGCAGGCAGCTTTGTTCCCGTTGCTCTCTGGGGAGGGGAATCAACGGTTGGTGGTTGAGTGGATCCAAGCTCATGACCGCTATACGCTGGTCGATCCGGACCAGCCGGTCGAAACGGCGACGTTCGACTGCTGTATCCTCGACGGGGAGATGCTGCAGACACACGCTGAGACGCTTCGAGCCCGAAAACGCGAGGCGAAGCCGGCTCTGTTGCCGTGTCTTCTCCTCATACCGGAGGCGGACCTTTCACTCATTGAAACTGACAGCGGGGAAATTGCCGACAGCGTCGTGTTCGAAACCGCCGACGAGGTGGTCTCGATGCCGATTAAAAAGGCTGAACTGGAGTGGCGGACACAGGCGCTCGTCAGGCTGCGGACCCAGTCGCAGCGCCTCAAAGAACGGACGGAGACGCTGGAACTGTTCAAGCAGGCCGTCGAAGCCTCCGGTCACGCCATCTGGATATCCGATACGGACGGAACGATCAACTACGTCAATTCGGCGTTCGAATCGATCACGGGCTACAGCCGAGATGAGGCCGTTGGCGAGTCACCGAATCTTCTCAACTCCGGAGAGATGGACGACGACTTCTACAGCGACCTCTGGGAGACGATTACCGCTGGTGATACGTGGCACGAGGAGATTACCAACCAACGCAGCGACGGCTCGCAGTACGTCGCCGATCAGACGATCGCACCCATCGTCGAAGACGGGGAGCCGAGAGCGTTCGTCGCCGTCCAGACCGATATTACCGAACGCAAAGAACTCGAAGGTCGGCTCTCGTTGTACCGCGATATCATCGAACGGCTTGAGGATCCGATCATGATCCAGACCTGTGAGGGGAGTTTCGGCTGGTTAATGACGCGCTGTGTTCGTTCGCCGGGCTGTCGAGAGATGAACTGCTCGGCGGCGGCGAATACGCGTTTATCGATGAAGAAACTGCCACGACGATCGCCCGACAGAAACAGCGCGTGATCGAGACTGAACAGCCGGTCGAATACAGCGTTGAGCCGACCTTCAAGCACAGCGACAGAGAGGCGATCTTCTATACGAGTCGGTACCCCTACTACGAGGACGGAGAGCTCGCGGGGACGCTGGCGATCTGCCGGAACGTGACTGATCTCGAAGAACGGACCCGACAGCTCCACGTACTTGATAACATCCTGCGGCACAATATCCGCAACGAGCTGAACGTGATCCACGGTCGAGGCGAGCAGCTTCAAAGGAATCTTGAGGGCGAACCCAAAGCCGCTGCCGGCACCATCGTTGACCGGGCCGAAACCCTGTTGACGACGAGTGAGAAGTCGCGGGAGATTACGACTGTTCTCAGTGATTCACAGGGGCCAACCTCTGTAGATATCGGGCAGGTGGTTCGGGTTCTTGCCAAAGAGACGGCCGACGAGTGGCCCAACGCAGATGTCGACGTTACGGGCCCAACGCAGCTCGTCGTCTCTGCCGCCGAATCGATTACTGCCGCAATTGAAGAGCTGTTGACCAACGCTGTGATCCACAACGACAGCGAAAAGCCCTGTGTGCGTGTCAACCTTGCTGTCGAGGGATCATGGGGCACTCTTAGCGTGCGGGACAACGGTCCGGGTATCCCAGAATTTGACAGAGATGTCCTCGAATCGGGAGGGGCTATCGAGACACTCTCACACGGTAGTGGACTGGGGTTGTGGCTGGTCTACTGGACAGTAAACCATTCTGGAGGGAAGATCAACGTCGATGAGCGTGAGCCACGCGGCACCGAGATTACAATCTGGTTTCCGCTGGAAACTGGTGGGTAGCAGGTTTGTGGATTAATTATTTCGGCTCATCGTAGACTCAGCGACCTGGAGAGCCTGTCGAAAATGAACGTTTTCTTTTCGAGACCATCGGCTGCGAGCGCTTTCTCAAGATGGACTCGATACCCCTCAGATCGCTCTGACATATGCTCATTTAGAATGGTATGTAAAATAACCCCGCCTATAATTATCACTATAGATATCAAATATACACTCGAAACGCGGCTCTCATCGACCGGCTGTTTCAGGTGAGAATACGTTACAGAATTAAACTTCAACAGAACGTGCTCAATGGCACGAAATCCAAGTCGGTCTCTTCCGCCCCATCTCTTGTTTCACGCTCTCCTAGGGTAGCTCCGTTCCCGTCAAGCCTTCAGAGCCAGTAAGGAGGATCTCACTCTGTATTGCCGCCGTCACCTACTGTCCTGACCGAGCTACTAGCTTGAGGGCCGGCATTGTCACCCCTTACACCTCCGAGCCGGTCAGGCTCTGCATCAATGGTGAACCCGCTGAGGCGGTTTTGAAGCTTCCCTGCTCGCTCTTTGAGATTGTCTGCGTTCTGAGAGACTTCCGCAAGTGATGAGGTTTGTTCTTCGGCTGCTGCTGAGACATTATCGGACTCGCTGTTCACTTCATTTGCCGCGTTGGCGACCTCCTCGACGATGCTTACGACTTCCTCTGTAGAGGCGGCTTGACTGTCTGTTGCGTCGCTGATCTCTTGGATACCATCATTCACCCCTTCGACGGTGGTCGTGATCTCATCGAGAGCAGCGAGGGCCGACTCAACCGTGTCAGCGCCCGAACGAACCCGGTCTTGCATAGACTCCATATCTTCAACGGTCTCATCGGAGTTGGACTGAACACGCTCTATCCGCTCGGTAACATCATCAGCAGCCTCCGCAGTCTCCTCTGCAAGCCCCTTCACTTCGTCCGCCACCACGGCGAACCCGGATCCCGCCTCACCAGCGCGAGCCGCTTCTATCGAGGCATTCAGCGCAAGCAAATTCGTCTGCTCAGCAATATCCTCGATCAACTCCACAACTTCTCCGATTTCATCAAGCTCACTTGCGAGCGTGTTGACCTGATCGACTGTCTGTTCAGACTGGGACTCGATCTCTTCCATCTCATCAATTGCCTCTGACGCGGCTTCTTGCCCGTTATTACTGAGTTTAACAGCATTCTGAGAGGCTGTAGCAACTTCGTCTGCTGAGGACGCAACTTCTTCGACTGTCCCAGAGAGATTCTGCATCTCGTTCGATGCCTCTCGGCTCTGTCCGTGCTGTGTATCCGCGTCTGCCGCAATAGCTTGGATAGAGTCCGCAACTTGCTCGCTCGCACGCTGCGTCTCTGCCGTCGATGCACTCACATCTTCACTCGCAGAAGCGACCTCATCAGCGAAGGCTTGAATCTGCGCGAACGTCAGCTCGAGATCCTCCACCATTTCGTTGAACGTGGTGGCTATTTCGGCCATCGCCTCGTTGCTTACATCGGTATCAAGTCGGCGGGTGAAGTCACCGGCCGCACACTCAACCATTACCGACTGGTAGTCGGCAGCGGCCTGCTCAAGTTCCGCGTTGAGTTCTTGCATTTCCTCGCGCTGTTCGGCCGCCTCTATCTCCTTCTCTTTGGCACGATCTCTCGCTTCCTCTGCTTCTTCCAGTTTCTCTTGGACCTTCTCGCGAGCCTGTTGTCGCTGAATTGCGAGAGACTGCCAGAGGAACGTGATTGTCCCCGCGAGCATCAGCACCCCAACAGCGTGTATTCCACCCCAGACGACCGGGTTAGCCATCGCAGCCGGATGGTTATAGACTGTGAACCACTCTATGAGCCCGAAGACACTGTGTTGGAGGGCAACGTACCCAATCGTGATCGCGAACGGTACCCAATCCTCATAGAGTGCGACAACCCCGACTCCAACAAAGTAGATAAAATGTGCCTCGATGAATCCGCCAGTAAAGTACGCTAACACCGACCCCTGTACCATGAACGCGACCGCGCCTGTCGCCGCTCTAATTCGGCGGGGAAGTACCGGAATTGCAGCTATTACTACCAATCCCAACACGATCCCAGTGCCGACCACGGAGTGTAGCATTGGGATGACCGGCAATTCCGCACCAGTGATCGACTCCGCGCCCACCATCCGACTCACTCCGAAGACAAACGGAAGCAACGCGAGCGTGAACGCCAACACACCGATGTGCCGCCGTCTGAACGTCTCATCCGGAATCTCTTTTCCGTTCGGCGTGTTCTCTATGTACCGCTGAACTGGCGATTCTACATCTCCTAATTGCATATACTTCTGCTGTGTGATACCATATATAGTACCTCGCACCGAGTTCTCGTTTTTGAGAATATTTCGCTTTGTTGAACCCGATGACGGCATCGGGGTCACCGGTTGAGCGATCGTTCGAGATTGTAGGCTGTAGGAACGACGGCTGTTGGGTCGGTGAGTATCGAGCCGACGCGAACGGGGCGATAAACATTACAGACCGCTACCGTAGTGGAGAGGGCAACCGCCGAAGCGACCGGACTTCCGGGCAGAAGGCCGGTAACGATGACTCGGCTACGGATGGGGCCGTCCGAGAGACGGAGTCTCTCGTGATCACGAAAATCTTCGATTTTCGAACGACCTCTTTGACCGGGCCACAAGGCAGCCAAGCCGATGCTGAAAACCAGCAGACGACGCTTGGAACGTATGCGTCTTGAAACCAACAGGCCGCTACACTCGGCCTGAAATCCCTTGGTGGGATTCCTCCGCGTTCACGCGGAGGAGGAGCTCAATGGCTTGATCCAATACGTAACGAGGACCGGATTGTTACCCTTCCAGAGCCGGATTACGGTGCGCGAATCCGTGACGGCCCTACCGTGAGCGAGATCGTTGACGAAGCACACAGAGAATTAGCCAAGCTCGAACAGGAGCGAGAAGATTAACTCCCGAAAACGGACGCCAGACTCGCCGGTAATCTTCTTCAGTCGGTCGATCAGCGAGTTCGTCTTCGTCGGCGTCTCACGGAAGTTCACGAAGCCGCCCGCCTCGTCGAAACCGCCAATTTGCCGATTTACAACACGTCCCCAAATGCGGTTCTCAGGCGTTAAACGGCGCTAAGACTGCCGATGATGAGATCTAGTAAGAATTCGTATGGGACCGCTGAGAGTCGAACTCAGGTCATACGGACCCCATCCGCATAGGATACCACTACCCCACGGTCCCTGACTACACGCTGAAAAACGACGGTCCGGTAATTAAGGACTTCGTTTCACTCCTCGTCGGCGTCCCGCGGGACCACGAGGTCGCCGTCGTCCCACACCGCGAGGCTCCCGATCGGATCGCCCTCGTAGACGGCCAGCCCCTCGGACCGGCCGAGGACGTACCCGTCGCGCTCGGCGGTGACCGTCGCGCGCTCTTCGCCCCCGGCGTCGACCACGCGAGCGAGGACGTCGCCCGCGTCGAACGCGTCCCCGGCGGCGACGCGGTGCCGAGCGAGTCCGGGGGTGTCTGTCGTCGGACCGCGGAAGCGCCGCACGGGGAACTCGACGGGCGCCGGGTCGACGCCGACGCCGGGCGCGCCGACCGACTCGGGGACGTCCTCGCTCGCCAGAAGCCCCAGTTCGACCGCGACGCCGAACGCGCCCGCGACGCCCGCGGCGAGCAGGTCGTCGTCGACGACGCTGTGGGCGCCTAGCTCCGCGGTGAACGCCGGGATGCCCGCCTCGTTGAGCACGGCGCCGGCGGTCGATCGCTGGAGGCTCTCCTCGACGTACTCGGCGGCGGGGTACTCCCGGACGGCCGGGAGGCCGAACGCGTCGACGAGGCGGCCGAGGTCCGCGGAGAGCGCGGCGGCGTCCGCCTCGCTCCGGCGGTCGCCGTAGAGGACGCGGTCGCGGATGGCGAAGGGGACGCTGCCGACCCCCGCGGTGTGACAGTCGATCAGCGCGTCCGCGGCGGCGTTCGAGCCGACGGTCTCGACGGGGAACTCACTCGATCCGTCCGCGCACTCGCCCGCGTCGTCCGGTACCTCGCCCGTGATCGCGGCGTACAGCCGGGCGTCGATCCGCTCCTGGAGCTTCGGCGGGCGGGCGGACTCCGCGTCCGCGTCCGGGAAGTGGCGGTTCGGGTCCTTGTCTGCGTAGTACGTCTCCCGCGCGTTCCGACGCAGCCCCGCCGGGGAGACGACGGGGACCGCGACGACCGCGCCGGCGAGGCGGTCGAGGCGGTCGGAAAAGGCCGCGACCGCGTCCTGAACGACCGCGACGCCGGTCGCTTCATCGCCGTGGACGCCCCCCGTGAGCCAGAGCGTCGGCCCGGCTTCGGCGCCGTTCGCGACGGCGACCGGGAGCCGCTCCGAGCCGCCGGTCGGGAGGTCCGCCACCGGGAGCCGGCCGCGGCCGAGCGTTCCCGGCGCCGCGCTCGCGCTCCCGATCGCTATCCGTCCGCCCTCGTCCCCGTCCGCGTCCGGCTCGTCCATGGTCGGATCCGGTCGCGGCGAGCTATAAAAGAACGCGCTCCAAGTCGACGACCGTTCCGCTCTCGCCGTCCGGGTCACCGACCACGCGACCGAGACAGACCGCCGTGCCGTCGGGCGTGAGACACGCGACGAGCGGCGGATCGGGGTCGGCGTCTCCGTCCGTTTCCGCGCCGTCGCTCGCCGCCGAGACGGCGTCGTCGTCGACGTCGATCACGCCGGGCGCGTACACGGGCGCGCCGGTCGCGACGTTGCGCGCGGCCGACCGAGCGACCGTCACCGCGGGGAGGTGCGTCAGGGCGTCCTCCGCCGGGCGGACGACCTCGCGGAGGAGCGCGTCATCCCCGTCTTCGGCCCACGCGAGCGCGTCCACGAGGTCCTGGAGCGTGTGGAGGTCGCGGTCGTCGAACGGGTCGGTGGCGCTGCGCCGGAGGTGACCCATGTGCGCGCCGACGCCGGTCGCGAGTCCGACGTCGTGACACAGCTTCCGGACGTACGTCCCCGACTCGCAGCGGATCCGGAGGAGGGCCTTCCGGTCCTCGACCGTCAGCACGTCGAGGTCGTGAACCGTCCGCGTGCGGAGCCGGCGGCTCACGGCGCTTTTCCGGGGCGGCTTCTGGTAGATTTCGTCCTCGAACGCAGCGACCACCTCGCGGAAGTCGGCCGGAGGGGACGCGTGGAGCTCCAACACCGCGACGTACTCCTTGGCGCCTTCGAGGAACACCTGCGCCATGCGCGTCGCGTCGCCGGTCAGCGTGGGGAGACAACCGGTGACCTTCGGGTCGAGCGTGCCCGAGTGGGCGACGCCGCCGGTGGGAGGCCCCTCGGGGTCGAGGGCCGCGAGCGTCTCGTCTATCGCGTCGCGCACCCACGCCGACACCTGATGCGAGGAGGGGCCGGCGGGCTTGTCGAGGTTGACGACGCCGAACCGGAGCAGCTCGGGCACCGAGCGCTCTCCGGGCGGGGATCTGAGGGGGTCATCGCCGTCGACGGGGGCGTCGGCGTCGGTATCGGAAGCGTCTGTCATGCGGGGCTAGTCGATTCTCAGAAGTCGTACACGACGCCTTCGACGGGGGCTTTCCCCTCGTCGTCCGCGGGGTCGTACGCCTCGACGGTCGCGACGAGGACGTCGAGGAACGGTTCGGGTCCCCAGCGGGCGGTGTTGTACGCGGCGTCGTAGATCGAAAGGTCCTCGATGTCGATGTTGTAGTACTCCCGGTACCGCTTGCGCTCGGAGGCCTCGCGGCGCTCCGTCTCGGCTCGGGCGCGGTCGACCGGCTTCGCCTCGCGCTCCGCGATCCGCTCCGCGCGGACGCCGAGCGGCGCGTCGAACCAGAAGCGGAAGTCGGCGTGGTCGGCCGCGAGCCACCCGGCGAGCCGCGATTCGAGGACGACGTCGTCGCGGTCGACGGCGATCTCTCGGAGCCGGCGGTCGAGGTCGCGGTCGATCTGCGGGTCCTCCTCCGCGAACTCGTTGAACTCGACGGGCGTCATGTCGCGTTCGGCCGCCATCTCGCGGAAGATGTCGCCGCCGGAGACGTGCCCGAGTCCGAGCGCGTCCGCGAGCTGGACTGCGTTCGTGCTCTTCCCGCTCCCTGGCGGGCCGGAGACGGTGATCAACATATCTCCACTCCGCGGGTGCCGTTCAAAACCGTTGTCGTTCGACGCCGGGGGGGACGGGCCGGCGACGGCGGGCGAGCCGGCGACGGAGCGCGGGCCCGTTCACGCCTCGCCGTCCGCGGTCGCGGCCGTCATCGACCAGACCGCGACGAGCCCGAGCAGGAGCGCGGGGACGAGCGGGAGCGCGAGGTACGTCGCGAAGAAGGTGAGACCGAACGCGCCCGCCGCGTACGGGTAGGCGTAGATGATCCCCGGGATGACCAGCACGCAGGTGAACAGGACGGCCGTCAGCGCCCACCCCTTGCGGCCGAAGCCGTCGGCGGTCGGTTCGCCGGCGGCCGCCGTCGGTCCCCGCGAGTCGCCGCCGTCGTCGCCGGCCGGGGTGCCGCCGTCGCTCGCGCCGTCGGCGTCGCCCTCGGTTCCGGGGACGTGGACGTAGCCGCCGTCGGTGGTGCCGCCGGCGGTCTCGTCCGCGTCGGCGTCGGTCTCAGAGCTCACTATTCGGTTTAACCACCACTTTGCCAAAGCCCTCACGGTTTTCTATCATCTCGTGTGCGCGCGCGGCCTCGCTCATCGGGAGGACCTCGCGCACGCGAGGTTCGAAGGTGCCGTCCCAAACCAACTCCAGCACGTCGTCGACCTCGCCGGGCGTCGCCATCGTCGAGCCGAGCACCGACAGCTGGTTCCAGAAGATGCGGTTGAGTCCGGCGCCCGGGTTCCCGCCCGTCGTGGCGCCGCAGGTGACGAGCCGGCCGCCCTTCGCCATCGACTTGAGGGAGTCCGGATAGGTGGCCTCACCGACGTGGTCGACGACGACGTCGACGCCGCGCTTGCCCGTGATCTCGCTGATCTCGTCCGCGAAGTCGTTCGCCTCGTAGTCGATGACGTGGTCGGCGCCACAGTCCTCGGCGTGCGAGAGCTTTTCCTCCGTGGACGCGGTCGCGAACACTTCACAGCCCGCGTGGTCCGCGATCTGGACCGCCGCGTGGCCGACGCCGCCGGAGGCGCCCAAGACGAGCACCTTCTCGCTCGCCTCTATCTCGGCGCGCGTGTGGAGCATGCGCCACGCGGTCTGGAAGACCAGCGAGGCGGAGCCGGCGACCTCCCAGTCGACGCCGTCCGGGACCGGGACGAGGTTCGCCGCCGGGACCGTCGCCTTCTCCCCGTGGACGCCGCGGACGTGTTCCCCGATGATGTGGAAGGAGACGCACAGCGACTCCTGCCCGTTGCGGCAGAACTCGCAGTTCCCGCACGAGACGCCCGCGCTCACGGCGACGTGATCCCCGGGCTCGAAGCGCGTCACTCCCTCTCCGACGGCCTCGACGACGCCCGCCGCATCGCTGCCCGGAATGTGCGGCATCTCCAGGTCGATGCCGGGCATCCCGCGTCGCGTCCAGATGTCGAGGTGGTTGAGCGCGCCGGCCTTGACGTCGACCAGGACCTCGCCGCGGTCCGGCTCGGGGTCGGGGAACTCGCCGTACTCGATCACGTCGCGGTCGCCGTGCTCGGAGAACTGAACGGCTTGCATACCCGGACACTCCGAGTGAACCCACTAAACAGTACGCCTCACGGAAACGGGCGGCGCGTGTGGCGACCGTGCGAGACCCCCACAGCGACCCGTCCGTTTCGTGATGTTTAAGTACCGAAAGCGGGAGGTAACGAACGCACGAACTGTAGGGGCGTCGGGCCCCGAGTCCGAGAGGGCGATGATACAACGCGGGTTGCGGTAGCCAAGCTTGGCCCAAGGCGCAGGGTTGCTAACTCTGTGGCGTCACTGCCTCCGGGGTTCGAATCCCCGCCGCAACGCTCGAACGGACGAGTACCGCCGGAATCGCGCCGGTAGGACTCACCACAACCAACACATGAGCACGGAAGAATCACAGGACGACTCGCCGGAGGAGGAGGAAGACCTCCAGTACTTCGTTCGGATCGGGGGCGCGGACCTCGACGGGACGAAGACGGTCGAGCGAAGCCTGTCCGAACTCGACGGCATCGGCACGCGCACGGCGCGGCTGGTCGCCGAGAAGGCCGACGTGGACCGAAACGCCACGTTCGGGCTCCTCGACGAGGATGACATCGACGCGGTGGTCGACATCGCGGAGAACCTCGAAGACCACGTCCCGTCGTGGATGACGAACCGACAGAACGACTTCTTCTCCGGAGAGACGACGCACCTCGTCGGCACGGACGTCAACGAGAAGCGCCGCCACGACATCAACCGGATGAAGATCATCGAATCGTACAAGGGCGTGCGCCACAAGCGCGGGCAGAAGGTCCGCGGGCAGCGCACCAAGTCCACGGGTCGCTCGGAGGGGACCATCGGGGTCAACGTCGAGGAGATCCGCGAGGAGATGGAAGACGACGAGGGCGGTGACGACGAATGAGCACCGGGAAAAACACCAAGGGCTACGAGACGCCGAACCACCCGTACCAGGGCGAGCGGATCGCCGAGGAGTCCGACCTCCTCTCGCGGTACGGTCTGAAGAATAAAGAGGAGTTCTGGCGCGCCCAGTCCGAACTGCGCAACATGCGTCGAGAGGCTCGACGGCTGCTCGGCGAGGCGCAGGGCGACGTCGACGCCGCCCAGGACGCCGGCGCGGAGTTCGTCGCGCGGCTCCGCCGCATCGGCATCCTCGGCGACAACGACGACATCTCGACGGTCCTGTCGCTCGACGTGACGGACCTGCTGGAGCGCCGGCTCCAGACGGTCGTCTACCGACAGGGCTTCGCCTCATCGACCCAGCAGGCCCGCCAGTTCATCGTCCACGGCCACATCACCGTCAACGGCGCTCGCGTCACGCGCCCGTCGGTGAAGGTGGACGTCGACGACGAGGGCGCCATCGCCTTCGACGAGACGAGCCCGCTCGCGGACGATCTCCACCCCGAGCGCGCGGAGTCACAGG
The sequence above is a segment of the Halorubrum sp. 2020YC2 genome. Coding sequences within it:
- a CDS encoding ATP-binding protein — encoded protein: MPTNEQHTNREAVDESKRVLTLVTDPGNQRVLEEWLTAHDQYTLVETPDIAEATFDCCLLDRKQLDEHRSKLLNRKESEQIILPYLLLVQESRHREIRNRLRDEHPELWDAIDGLIDMPLAESQLSEQLETFLRLRDQSIAAYNQRAQLRQIRDQHAGHGVLVTDTDGTIEYVNEGFESQSGYTSEEVVGTTPRILKSGEHDEAFYEELWNTIVAGDVWDGTVINSRKDGDRYVIEQTIAPVEGPDGDITQFIAVNHEITELRELEESLRQQREQLDVLNRVLRHDIRNDMNVVVAWGEMLEDEVTPTGQEKLDRILRAGRHVVELTNVARDLSEIIHGDGTPELSPIPLRQLLSEELEKRRETFANAEITMADPPDQRTHVLANELLSSVFRNLVNNAVQHNHTAQPNVMISVEEADESVRIRVADNGPGISDDVKESLFREGKKGLESGGTGMGLFLVDSLVESYGGNVWIEDRVESELFDTPDEADPAGAVFIVELRTTAKQDKIDGGRE
- a CDS encoding PAS domain S-box protein → MNDAYPTDDSPDDGAGQAALFPLLSGEGNQRLVVEWIQAHDRYTLVDPDQPVETATFDCCILDGEMLQTHAETLRARKREAKPALLPCLLLIPEADLSLIETDSGEIADSVVFETADEVVSMPIKKAELEWRTQALVRLRTQSQRLKERTETLELFKQAVEASGHAIWISDTDGTINYVNSAFESITGYSRDEAVGESPNLLNSGEMDDDFYSDLWETITAGDTWHEEITNQRSDGSQYVADQTIAPIVEDGEPRAFVAVQTDITERKELEGRLSLYRDIIERLEDPIMIQTCEGSFGWLMTRCVRSPGCREMNCSAAANTRLSMKKLPRRSPDRNSA
- a CDS encoding HAMP domain-containing sensor histidine kinase codes for the protein MLGGGEYAFIDEETATTIARQKQRVIETEQPVEYSVEPTFKHSDREAIFYTSRYPYYEDGELAGTLAICRNVTDLEERTRQLHVLDNILRHNIRNELNVIHGRGEQLQRNLEGEPKAAAGTIVDRAETLLTTSEKSREITTVLSDSQGPTSVDIGQVVRVLAKETADEWPNADVDVTGPTQLVVSAAESITAAIEELLTNAVIHNDSEKPCVRVNLAVEGSWGTLSVRDNGPGIPEFDRDVLESGGAIETLSHGSGLGLWLVYWTVNHSGGKINVDEREPRGTEITIWFPLETGG
- a CDS encoding methyl-accepting chemotaxis protein, translating into MQLGDVESPVQRYIENTPNGKEIPDETFRRRHIGVLAFTLALLPFVFGVSRMVGAESITGAELPVIPMLHSVVGTGIVLGLVVIAAIPVLPRRIRAATGAVAFMVQGSVLAYFTGGFIEAHFIYFVGVGVVALYEDWVPFAITIGYVALQHSVFGLIEWFTVYNHPAAMANPVVWGGIHAVGVLMLAGTITFLWQSLAIQRQQAREKVQEKLEEAEEARDRAKEKEIEAAEQREEMQELNAELEQAAADYQSVMVECAAGDFTRRLDTDVSNEAMAEIATTFNEMVEDLELTFAQIQAFADEVASASEDVSASTAETQRASEQVADSIQAIAADADTQHGQSREASNEMQNLSGTVEEVASSADEVATASQNAVKLSNNGQEAASEAIDEMEEIESQSEQTVDQVNTLASELDEIGEVVELIEDIAEQTNLLALNASIEAARAGEAGSGFAVVADEVKGLAEETAEAADDVTERIERVQSNSDETVEDMESMQDRVRSGADTVESALAALDEITTTVEGVNDGIQEISDATDSQAASTEEVVSIVEEVANAANEVNSESDNVSAAAEEQTSSLAEVSQNADNLKERAGKLQNRLSGFTIDAEPDRLGGVRGDNAGPQASSSVRTVGDGGNTE
- a CDS encoding succinylglutamate desuccinylase/aspartoacylase family protein; amino-acid sequence: MDEPDADGDEGGRIAIGSASAAPGTLGRGRLPVADLPTGGSERLPVAVANGAEAGPTLWLTGGVHGDEATGVAVVQDAVAAFSDRLDRLAGAVVAVPVVSPAGLRRNARETYYADKDPNRHFPDADAESARPPKLQERIDARLYAAITGEVPDDAGECADGSSEFPVETVGSNAAADALIDCHTAGVGSVPFAIRDRVLYGDRRSEADAAALSADLGRLVDAFGLPAVREYPAAEYVEESLQRSTAGAVLNEAGIPAFTAELGAHSVVDDDLLAAGVAGAFGVAVELGLLASEDVPESVGAPGVGVDPAPVEFPVRRFRGPTTDTPGLARHRVAAGDAFDAGDVLARVVDAGGEERATVTAERDGYVLGRSEGLAVYEGDPIGSLAVWDDGDLVVPRDADEE
- a CDS encoding RNA-guided pseudouridylation complex pseudouridine synthase subunit Cbf5 is translated as MTDASDTDADAPVDGDDPLRSPPGERSVPELLRFGVVNLDKPAGPSSHQVSAWVRDAIDETLAALDPEGPPTGGVAHSGTLDPKVTGCLPTLTGDATRMAQVFLEGAKEYVAVLELHASPPADFREVVAAFEDEIYQKPPRKSAVSRRLRTRTVHDLDVLTVEDRKALLRIRCESGTYVRKLCHDVGLATGVGAHMGHLRRSATDPFDDRDLHTLQDLVDALAWAEDGDDALLREVVRPAEDALTHLPAVTVARSAARNVATGAPVYAPGVIDVDDDAVSAASDGAETDGDADPDPPLVACLTPDGTAVCLGRVVGDPDGESGTVVDLERVLL
- the cmk gene encoding (d)CMP kinase — encoded protein: MLITVSGPPGSGKSTNAVQLADALGLGHVSGGDIFREMAAERDMTPVEFNEFAEEDPQIDRDLDRRLREIAVDRDDVVLESRLAGWLAADHADFRFWFDAPLGVRAERIAEREAKPVDRARAETERREASERKRYREYYNIDIEDLSIYDAAYNTARWGPEPFLDVLVATVEAYDPADDEGKAPVEGVVYDF